The window accaaagcagctgcttttccatcaTTTCTTGGCAAAGAAGGGTGAGCCAGTGCTTGGCCACTGTTTGCcctctgtgtttgcagtgagACACAGCCCAGAGTGTCCTGCAGGACTCATCCCATGGGAAGGGAACTggagggagctcctggaggtTGTTCCAGCCTCTGTCAGCTCCTTCAGTGCTTTGCAGCCCCTTCTCTGCAGGGCCccacccctgcctgctctggctcAGGCTCTCCAGAATTCTCCAGGCCAGAATCCGGGGATTCTCCAGCCTCATTCTCTCCTGCAGGCCACGGATGAGTTCTACTCCAAGCTGGAGGGGCAGAAGATTGACCTGAAGGCCTTGCAGCAGGTGTGTCCTGGTCCAGCCTGGGCACCTGGGAGGGCTCCCAGGTCTCCAGAGGCTTCGCTTGCTTCTTGCAGTGATTACCTGATGCCATTTGAGTTCATActtcttttttgtatttcaaaggaaaagcaagCCTTGAAGAAACTGGAAAATGTCCGTAAGGACCACGAGCACAGACTGGAGGCTCTCCAGCAGGCTCAGGTAAGACAGATTTtgggttttaattaaaaaaaaatgcataatgCATAAGAAAATGGCAACACCACCATGGGATGGTTTGGTTGAGAGGGAAATCAATtccatccatgggcagggacacctcccaccaccccaggcagccccagcctggcctgggactggcagcactggagctgggTGTTCTCCTGTGCCCCCCTTCCGTCCATTCTTGGAGCTCTCCACAGCTCCTCCCACTCTctaaagagctgctgctgagcactgtgAGTGCAGCCCCGTGGCTCCAAGCTCCTCCTTCCCCTAAGGCAGCCGACCAGCTGAAGGGGGAGCTGATCGAGATGAACCTGGCCGTGGTGGACAGGGCCATCCAGGTGGTGCGCAGCGCCCTGGCCAACCAGATCGACTGGAGCGAGATCGGCGCCATCGTCAAGGAGGCGCAGGCACAGGGCGACCCCGTGGCCACGGCCATCAGGGAGCTGAAACTGCACACCAACCACATCACCATGCTGCTGAGGTGAGTGTGGGCTGGGAAACCCCATCCTAAACTGCATTGGGGGCTTAAAACAAACATCACCATGCTGCTGAGGTGAGTGTGGGCTGGAGAACCCCATCCTAAACTGCATCAGGGGCTTAAAACAAACATCACCATGCTGCTGAGGTGAGTGTGGGCTGGGAAACCCCATCCTAAACTGCATTGGGGGCTTAAAACAAACATCACCATGCTGCTGAGGTGAGTGTGGGCTGGGAAACCCCATCCTAAACTGCATCAGGGACTTAAAACAAACATCACCATGCTGCTGAGGTGAGTGTGGGCTGGGAAACCTCACCCTAAACTGCATCGGGGGCTTAAAACAAACATCACCATGCTGCTGAGGTGAGTGTGGGCTGGGAAACCCCATCCTAAACTGCATCAGGGGCTTAAAACAAACATCACCATGCTGCTGAGGTGAGTGTGGGCTGGGAAACCCCATCCTAAACTGCATCAGGGGCTTGGAGAGCTAAAACTGCACACCAACCACATTACCATGCTGCTGAGGTGAGTGTGGGCTGGGAAACCTCACCCTAAACTGCATTGGGGGCTTAAAACAAACATCACCATGCTGCTGAGGTGAGTGTGGGCTGGAGAACCCCATCCTAAACTGCATTGGAGCCTTAAAACAAACATCACCATGCTGCTGAGGTGAGTGTGGGCTGGGAAACCTCATCTCACACTGCATCAGGGGCTTGGAGAGCTAAAACTGCACACCAACCACATCACCATGCTGCTGAGGTGAGTGTGGGCTGGAGAACCCCATCCTAAACTGCATTGGGGGCTTAAAACAAACATCACCATGCTGCTGAGGTGAGTGTGGGCAGGGAAACCCCATCCTAAACTGCATCGGGGGCTTGGAGAGCTAAAACTGCACACCAACCACATCACCATGCTGCTGAGGTGAGTGTGGGCTGGGAAACCCCATCCTAAACTGCATCAGGGACTTGAACCACATCACCATGCTGCTGAGGTGAGTGTGGGCTGGGAAACCTTGCCCCACACTGCATCAGGGGCGTagagattaaaaagaaaaatataaatccaaaatatcttttttacACCCAGAAGTTTTGGTGTAAAAGCTGGGACGTGGCAAAGTTAACCCATGAATTTTTAGTTACCTCGTTTTCAGAAGTGTCAGTTTATAGAATAAACTTGTTTTCAGTCAGTTTTCTTAGACTGGAAAAATTGAGCTCTTaatcttctgcttttgttttctttttttccccccaaatttgGCTGACCCCAAGACAAAGAAAGGTTGGCACATGAAGCATTCCAGGGTTTCCTGTGTCTGCACAGTGAAAAGGGTTTAGAGGCTCCTTGGGCCATTCCCAAACTTCTCAGAGAGTTAAGAGCACATTGCACCAAGGATTAAAAATTAACCAGTTCTCTTATCCTAATCTTATGGTGTCGTGTGTTTTTAGGAACCCATATGTGTTatctgaagaggaagaggaggaggacgaTGCTGATGTAGAGaaggaagaaacagaagaatcgaagggaaaaaagaaaaagagtaaaaccaaacagctgaagaaacctcagaaaaacaaaccctcaTTGGTTGATGTTGATCTCAATTTGTCTGCCTATGCCAATGCCAAAAAGTAAGATTTTTCAGTAAATGTGTGTTTTTGCAGGAGAGATCTCTCTGggtgtgcagctgctggtgaTAATATTGCAGGAGGAAGGGTTTGGGATATCTTGTTAAAAATCAGagttaaaaatggaaatggcaGCTTGTCCTGAGCTCTGGGGTGGGAATTCCCCTGTCCAGACCCACGGGGGCTCTCACACTGGCTGGATTTTGAGTCCAGTTCTGCCCATGGAACAAAATGCAGAGGCCTGGGATGAGTGGGAGCAGGAGTGGATCTGCTGGGAGTTTTAATGGTTTAAAAAGGGACAAACACTCGTGTGTCACAGGTACTACGATCACAAAAGACACGCAGCCAAGAAAACTCAGAAGACAGTGGAAGCTGCAGAAAAGgtatttggttttttccttggattttaGAAGATATTTGGAAGGAAAATCCCTGCCACTGCTCAGTGGGAAATCCTGATCTGAGCAGACATAACAAAacatgaaagggaaaaacagtCAGCCAGGGTTGGTTTATTTGTGACATTTTGAGCTCAGTGGAGGCCTGCAGATCCCTGATGGATCCTCCTTTTCCATCAGCAGCCTTGGGAATACTCAGAACAGGTGGAGACACTGACAGACCAGGGCTTAGAGTGGAAAATCAGTGGAAATCCAAGAGCTGATCATTTCAGCTCTCCAGGGTGGGGTTTTGAGGTCAGGACTGGGTGGAGCCTGCTCTGTGACAGTCCAGAGCCGTTCCCTACCAACTTTCCCAGTGTCCagtgggaattttgggattCCTGCTGCGTGGTGACCCTGCTTTCTGTCCACACAGGCTTTCAAATCCGCTGAGAAGAAGACAAAGCAAACCCTGAGGGAGGTCCAGACAGTCACCACCATCCAGAAGGCCAGGAAGGTCTATTGGCAAGTACAGCTCATGGCCCTTCTCCCACACCCTGTGTCTGGAGGGAGCTGCCCTGCCTTGGGAGCGGAGCTTTGCAGGATTTCTGAGCACTGCACTTGGGATGGAGTCGCCTTAAAGGGGCTTCCCAAAGCCAGAGAATCCCAGAAGGGttcccagggacagcagctgtggctgccacatccctgcaagtgtccaaggccaggctggatagagcttggagcagcctgggatagtggaaggtgtgatccagtgggactggatgatccttgaggtcccttccaacccacaccaGTCTGGGCctctgtgctttaaaaaaacaaacaaatgaaacaaaaccccaaagctttTAATCACCCTAATGACTGaattattaaaatagaaataaatgagAGGACTGTGGGGATGGTGCTTCTTGTTCCACCTCCAGATCTCACTGCCAGTGATGCTGTAGTTGTCCCATGCCTTGTTTTtgtgtcccagggctgtggatggaagtaaaaatattttgtgtcaTCAGCTGTAGATGCTGAGTTGGAATATTCTGAGTTTGGTATCAAAAGCCACCTGTGGAACCTGCTGTTAGTTCCAGGTGTTTCTCACACCGTGGATCTGCTGGAATTTGGCAGGTTTGAGAAGTTCCTGTGGTTCATCAGCTCTGAGAATTACCTGGTCATTGCTGGCAGGGACCAGCAGCAGAATGAGCTGATCGTGAAGCGCTACCTCAAACCAGGTgggtccctgcagggcaccTGTGggtttcctcctcttccccagtgCTGTGAAGGTCCAGCAGTGACAGGGGAAGGTCTCTCTGCCTTGTCCTTGAGCTGGGCCTTGGATCAAAGGGAGTTTTGGTGGTGGGAGTTCCTCTGGTGCcgtggggtgggagcagcttGGATGGGCTCccctcaggagcagaggagctgattCTCCCTGGGacaaggacaggctggaggCTTCTGTGTCCCCACGCCGCCCCTTGCAGCCACATCAGGCATTCCCATCTGAGGCCAGAGACTTCCCTGGCCCCGGGGCTGTGTGGGTGTGACTGGAGtctccctttcccaggggaCATCTACGTGCACGCGGATCTGCACGGAGCCACCAGCTGCGTCATCAAGAACCCCTCAGGTACCCgtggggctgggcacaggggctggcagtgccttccctggggctgggagtcGAGTCAGGAGTGGCAGTCAGTCCttcctggcagccccaggctgggctggggcagggtttgATGGTGCTGGCTGTTCCAGGGGAGCCCATCCCGCCGCGGACGCTGACGGAGGCCGGGACCATGGCCCTGTGCTACAGCGCTGCCTGGGACGCCCGCGTGGTCACCAGTGCCTGGTGGGTCTCCCACAGCCAGgtgagcactgcaggcaggagcctggcaggcacagagccccagggagctggggggtGACACACACAGGGCCTGGGGGGTGACACACACAGGGCCTGAGGGGTGACACacacaggggctggggggtgACACACACAGGGCCTGGGGGGTGACACACACAGGGCCTGAGGGGTGACACACACAGGGGCTGAGGGGTGACACacacaggggctggggggtgACACACACAGGGCCTGGGGGGTGACACACACAGGGGCTGAGGGGTGACACACACATGGGCTGGGGGGTGACACACACAGGGCCTGGGGGGTGACACACATAGGGGCTGAGGGGTGACACACACAGGGCCTGGGGGGTGACACACACAGGGGCTGAGGGGTGACACacacaggggctggggggtgacacacacaggggctggggggtgacacacacaggggctggggggtgACACACACAGGGCCTGAGGGGTGACACacacaggggctggggggtgACACACACAGGGCCTGGGGGGTGACACACACAGGGCCTGAGGGGTGACACACACAGGGCCTGGGGGGTGACACACACAGGGCCTGGGGGGTGACACACACAGGGCCTGAGGGGTGACACACACAGGGGCTGAGGGGTGACACACAGGGGCTGCGGGGTGCGGATCAAACCCCTGTGGGAGTGTGGCCATTGCACCACAGTCGTGGTGGGTTTGTTCCCTGCTCAGCTCACCGTGGGGTTATTGCCTGAGGAACTCACCCAGGAGTCCTAAAGCACGGTGCTGGTGGGGGGGGTTGGGTTAAACATCCCTTAGGAAAATTCCCTgcaaaggagaggaggagccCCCTGGATACAGagtcctgcagagctgttcccagtTCAGCTCAGCACTGAGCCAGTGTTTCTCTTGGTGCTGTTGTCACCTGATGTTGGCCTCCTGTCACAGAGGTGTTTTAGTTTATCATGGTTTTCTTTTAGGTGTCTAAAACTGCCCCCACAGGAGAATATCTCACCACTGGGAGCTTCATGATCCGAGGTGAGGcacagggaaatgggaatgggatgttttcccagaggtgctgggctgtcctgcagtggcagcagatCCCACTCTTCTCCCAGAAATCTGTTGGGAATGGCTCAGTCTGAGcatcaggcagctgcagcagcattttgagCTGAGCCCTGGGCAGAAGTTCATTAACTCAGCTGCCTTTGAGCTCCCCTGTTCCCATCCCAGGGAGAAAATAAGTCCCAGTGTAATTTTTTGGTAGCCTAAAGCCtctaataaaaatgaattttggaAGTACATCCTGCAGCATGGCTGCTAGACCTCCTCATGAGACACTGCCTTtctttttcagggaaaaaaaatttccttccaCCCTCCTATCTGATGATGGGCTTCAGCTTCTTGTTTAAGGTACAGCTTTTCCCATATAGCTCCTGCTGGCTTTTGTAATTTGCTTTGAGCTGCAGGAGGCCTCTCTTCTGCATCTTGCTTATCACTATATTCCCAATTACTTCTTTTCCCACTGGGACAAATCCCATAAAAGGCTTCTTGCTGATAATGGCCCTGCTTTCGTTTCCATCTGAGCCCAGTGTGCACTGTGTGCATTTCAGACAGGCTCTGGgcctccctgcctctgccagggctgttatcccagctctgtgtggagCAGGGAAACGTTCAGGGAATGTGGgagtgcagctctgtgtgtcaccCTGACTGCTGAGCTTGGCACACTTGGCTGTGTCTGGTTtaattttcttgccttttgaTGGCAAAAGCGTtaaaaagggcagaaaaaacCGAGTGAGGtgtcctgtgagcagcagcagggctgaccCAGAGGCTGCTCGTTTGCAGGTGGACGAGAGCTGTGTCTGGAGACACCGCGAGGAGAGGAAGGTCAAGGTCCAGGACGAGGACCTGGACACGGtttccagcagtgccagtgagctggtggctgaggaggaggagctgctaGGTAcagtgggaagggctggggctgctggatcCCTGACAGCACACGGGAATGGTTTcacactgccatgggcagggatgggtgcgatttgggatggaattcctggctgggagggtgggcaggccctggcacagggtgcccagagcagctctggctgcccctggatccctggcagtgcccaaggccaggctggaggggcttggagcagcctgggacagtgggaggtgtctctgcttggcaggggtgacactggatgggctttaatgtcccttccaacccaaaccatcctgggatgaTGGATCAGTttggtgtttctgtgttttcctgcccCGGGTGCCCCAGAtggaggagacagcagcagtgaggaggaaAAAGCTGAGGAAGCTCCGGAGGGTGAGGAAGCTCCGGAGGGTGAGGAAGCTCCAGAGGATGTGGAAGCCCCAGAGGATGTGGAAGCCACAGCTGAGAGTGCCCGTGAGGAGGAGGGCGttgctgagctggggcaggcaggagggaactctcctgctgcagaggctgACTCGGAGGAGGACGATGGAGAATCTGAGGAGGAGCATCCGGAGCccaagagggaagggaaggaggaagaggtgaATTACCCGGACACCACAATCGACCTGTCACACCTCCAGTCCCAGAGgtgagggaagcagcagctgggggcACCTGTGGGTCTCCTAAAACACTGCCAGGACAAGGCTGGGATGTGTTGCCACATGGGAATGCTGCCTCATTGTCCTTTCAGGGCTGCTCCCAcctgagccctgagctgcctgcgctgcccagctgggcagagcagctgcagggcatgaggctgtggatgagctctccctgctgtcctggcagtgggagcccgtggagggtgcagggagcagggactggGTGGGTGCTCATGGGGCTGTGTGCCCGGGAAGCTGCACACTGGGCTCCCTCAgtgcccaggctgtgtgtgttgcctctgtgtgtgagaggagctggcagagagCTGAGATTGGTTTCTGAGGGGAATCCCAGcattcctgccttttgcagtcaccagagctgggactgctgctCTGGAAAGCTGAAAGTCACGACCCAGGTGCCCGAGTTTGGGCTGTGGTTGGTGTGTCCTTGGTGAGCTGCCCCACATCTGCTCATGAGCCCCTTTCCATCTCCCCACAGATCTCTGCAGAAAATCATCCCCAAAGAGGAGGAGCCCAGCTTGGTAggtcccagctcctctgggtggcccagagcagtgggagctgctgggcaggacctgccctgAACTGCTTTTCCCTCCTCAGAGTGACAGCAGGGCCCAGGGCCGGAGGCACCTCTCTGCCAAGGAGAGGAGGTGAGAGCTGGGGGGTTCcagggaatcccagaatggtttgggttggaaggaccttaaatcccatcccattccactcctgccatggcagggacacctcccactgtcccaggctgctccaaaccctgtccagcctggccttgggcgctttcagggatccaggggcagccacagctgctctgggcaaaaGCCTCTTCCCCATTCCCTCCCCgtgccctgggcacaggcacATCTGTGCTCCCTGATCCATGCCCATTGTCCATCCTGcatctccaggcccaggtgcTGCTCCTGTCCTTGGGCAGTGGGGACAGTTTTactcctgggctggggaagtGTTTGAGGAGGGGCTGCTCCAGTGTTCCTCTGGATCCCTGTGGCAGGGAAGCAGGGTGGGAACgctgccaggagagcagcagcctctcaCCACAACAAATGGGGATGTTGTGATTGTTCTCCTtagagaaatgaagaaaaagaagcagcagaacaaCTCTGAGAACTCGGAGCTGCCtgaagagaagcagaaggagacagaaacagagccacagcctcctgctgctcccaacAGCCACAAGGCTGCCCTGGCCCCTCAGCCCATCAAGCGGGGCCAGAAGGTGGGCAGGGACCAGGGGAACCTGGCCTGAGCTGTTGGCATGGAAATGTGGACAGAAATCCCAGATTTCCCAGGCAGCCATGGCTGCCTGCTGGTTTTGGGCTGGTGGTGGTGCTTTGGGTGGTTTCAGGGGTAGGGGTTAGCACAGAACTCACTGGAACCAGTGCCTTGCTTACTGGTGAGCTGCTGTGGAAGAGTTTGGGATACTGGGAAGGGAAGAATGTGTGGAGTCAGCATCTATGGTTGCAGAACTGCTGAAAGTTGTCATTTCTGAAGCTGTTGGTGTTTCCTCCTGCAGAGTAAAATGAAGAAGATGAAGGAGAAGTACAGGGACCAGGACGAGGAGGACCGGGAGCTCATCATGAAGCTGCTGGGGGTGAGGGGGTTGTGCCTTCCCCAGGCTCTGGTGGCTCCGGTCACCAGCCCTGACCCCCGGTGTCACCACAGTCTGCAGGCTCCAACAGGGAggacaaagggaagaaagggaagaaggggaagacaaaagaagaggcagcaaagaagcagcagccGAAAACCAAACCCGTGCGTCGTGCAGCCGGAGGGGGCAAGGAGACCCTCCCAGCAGGGATCCTGCACGAGGCACAGGACCCGGCCCTGGAcgagctgcaggaggagaaggtgagcaacaggaggggaaggtgagcagctctcccctctcctgtccATGTGTCTGTCCCTTGCTGGGGCTCTCCTGGCTCTGTGTAGCTCTCCCACCCGGAGGCTGAGCAGCTCTCCATGGATTTTGAGCACTGTGGAGAGCTCCATGGCTGttgccagggctcagggagcccactggattcccagagcagcccaaaGCCCTGCAGCAATCCCTGTGCTCGTCCTGTTGCCAGCACAGTCAGAACTGGGGCTCGGAGCAGTCCCGAGGCTCCCGTTCATCCAACACCTCCCCCTCAGCCAGACTAACCGAGCTCCCAGCGCTGCTGTTGGGCTCTCTCTGGTATCTCTGGGCTCCATCTCCCTCCCAGCTCGGCGTGTGCCAGGCAAATCAGAGGTTGGAAAGAAGCACCCCACCCTCCCACCCACGGCAAAGCGCTGCTCTTACCTTGGTTGTGAAACGAGTTCAGTTCTCTTTGCAAGGATGGGGCTCTCCGGGGCCTGCTGATTAAAGAATTTAactgggatggggaggaagcagcagctctgtggtttCTGCAGCCCTGATGTGTCCTCTGTTTGTgtgtgcaggaggagcaggaccaggagcagccaggactgGAGGTAAATGAATGCTCAGTTCTGTGAGGGCCGGGGTGGGGCTGTGTTCCTGCGGGGACTGGGACGTGAGGGGCCCTGCAGGACTGCTGGAACCCACCTTAACTGTAGGTTTAAAAATTCAcctcctttcctgcctgccctgctcacctCCACCTCCTCCATAAACCCAGAGCTGGCTCCCTGGATGTTTGCCCCTGGTTtttgccctgctgcctctgggctGGAGGATGGCACAGTGAGCAGTGCAGGTTCCTCTTTAGTTTGGAAgtttatttgcatataaaatTGCTTCAAACTTTTCTGTAATTACTTCTGTGTAATTGCAGGCTGTGGGTgttgcccagggctgggaatgagTGAATTCCTTTAAATTCCTTAATGGAGGAGGATAACGGAGTCTGAAGCTTTGGGTGACCCTATGACTCCACTGGGGACCCAAAACCAAGTCCCAGCAAGGGATGTGATTCAGTGATGAAACAGGGTCAGGCACAAATCCTGGAATTCcatccagggctgtgctcaTGGAACCAggggatggtttggggtggagGGGCCTgttcccaccccctgccccgggactgcagggagggctgagctcagggccCAGTGCAGCTCTCTGTCCCCCAGGagagccaggccctgctggacTCCCTGACGGGGCAGCCCCATCCCGAGGACGTCCTGCTCTTCGCTGTCCCCATCTGTGCTCCCTACACGGCCATGGCCAACTACAAGTGAGTGGCAGCACCTTCctgggaggggctgtgctgaggctgtTCTGTTTACAGAAACCTTTCCTCTGCAGGTATAAAGTCAAGCTCACTCCGGGCACCCAGAAGAAGGGCAAAGGTATGGTCTGAGAACCCTGGACCCtcccctgtgctctgcctgctgaAGCCAGCGTGGCTTTCCAGGCTGTTTcacttttccctgtgtttttccagcTGCCAAGATTGCCTTGCACAATTTTATGCAGTCCAAAGAGGCCAGTACACGAGAGAAGGATCTGTTCCGCAGCGTCAAGGTGAGGCTTTGTCTGCAGggtctgagagcagcagcagccaaaggtCCACAGGTGCCATTGTGGGAGGAAACGCTGCCAAAACTGAGCGGGATTTTAGCAGTGGAGTTTGTCAGAACTCCTGGGGGAGGTCAGAGAGTCCTGcaatggtttggggtggaaaagATCTAAAAAGCCACCCCAGTCCACGGGCAGGGCCCtgttccactgtcccaggtgctcCAGGCCTGGTGTCCAGGCTGGCCTGGGACACCTCCGCTTCCCTGGGAGGGGCCGTGGGGAACTGAGCCTCaggggggcactggggctgttcctgcactGTCACTGCTCTGACAAAGGCAGCGTCTTCCAGGAACCCCTCTGGGTCAGGAGGGGAATTCCTGAGCAGGGGCAGGTGAGGCTGGAGGTGTCCTGTGCCCCTCTCCAGCCAGGTGCTCACCAGGGCCAAGGGATGGCATCATCCCAGTGTTCCTGCTGTGGTCACTTTCT is drawn from Prinia subflava isolate CZ2003 ecotype Zambia chromosome 5, Cam_Psub_1.2, whole genome shotgun sequence and contains these coding sequences:
- the NEMF gene encoding ribosome quality control complex subunit NEMF — its product is MKSRFSTVDIRAVLAELRQSLLGMRVHNVYDVDNKTYLIRLQKPDCKATLLLESGIRLHLTEFEWPKNVMPSSFAMKCRKHLRTRRLVSARQLGMDRIVDLQFGSEHAAYHLIVELYDRGNVVLTDHEYLILNILRFRTDGADDVRFAVRERYPVESARAPAPLPTLDRLTEIISNAPKGEQLKRVLNPLLPYGATLIEHCLIEAGFSGAVKIDQHLENKENLEKVLSALEKAEEYMALTDNFSGKGYVIQKREKKPSLEPDKPAEDIYTYEEFHPFLFSQHSKCPYLEFDSFNKATDEFYSKLEGQKIDLKALQQEKQALKKLENVRKDHEHRLEALQQAQAADQLKGELIEMNLAVVDRAIQVVRSALANQIDWSEIGAIVKEAQAQGDPVATAIRELKLHTNHITMLLRNPYVLSEEEEEEDDADVEKEETEESKGKKKKSKTKQLKKPQKNKPSLVDVDLNLSAYANAKKYYDHKRHAAKKTQKTVEAAEKAFKSAEKKTKQTLREVQTVTTIQKARKVYWFEKFLWFISSENYLVIAGRDQQQNELIVKRYLKPGDIYVHADLHGATSCVIKNPSGEPIPPRTLTEAGTMALCYSAAWDARVVTSAWWVSHSQVSKTAPTGEYLTTGSFMIRGKKNFLPPSYLMMGFSFLFKVDESCVWRHREERKVKVQDEDLDTVSSSASELVAEEEELLDGGDSSSEEEKAEEAPEGEEAPEGEEAPEDVEAPEDVEATAESAREEEGVAELGQAGGNSPAAEADSEEDDGESEEEHPEPKREGKEEEVNYPDTTIDLSHLQSQRSLQKIIPKEEEPSLSDSRAQGRRHLSAKERREMKKKKQQNNSENSELPEEKQKETETEPQPPAAPNSHKAALAPQPIKRGQKSKMKKMKEKYRDQDEEDRELIMKLLGSAGSNREDKGKKGKKGKTKEEAAKKQQPKTKPVRRAAGGGKETLPAGILHEAQDPALDELQEEKEEQDQEQPGLEESQALLDSLTGQPHPEDVLLFAVPICAPYTAMANYKYKVKLTPGTQKKGKAAKIALHNFMQSKEASTREKDLFRSVKDTDLSRNIPGKVKVSAPHLQNMKKK